The Clostridia bacterium DNA window TCCGCTCCAGGGTATCATCGGTCACCCCTACAGCAGCAGCCACCCTCAACCGGCCTTTTGCGTCCTTCGCTGCATTAGGATACTGCCTGGCTTTTTCGATATCCTTAATGGTGATGAGCCCTTTCAAGTTAAAGTCCTTATCCACGATGGGCAGCTTCTCAATTTTGTGCCGCTGCAGGATTTGTTTTGCTTCCTCTAAGGTCGTACCTTCCGGAGCGGTAATCAAGTTATCCTTGGTCATCACTTCATGAATGGGGCGGTGGTAATCCGTTTCAAAGCGCAAGTCCCGGTTGGTGATGATCCCGACCAATTTTCCGTTTACCGTAATAGGAACACCGGAGATCCGGTACCGGGCCATGATCTCCAGGGCATCCCCGATGGAGTGATCGGGGCTTAGGGAAAAAGGATCTGTAATGATGCCGTGCTCGGACCTTTTCACCCGGTCAACTTCCAAAGCTTGTCTTTCAATGGACATGTTCTTATGGATGACGCCGATGCCGCCTTCCCTGGCGATGGCAATGGCCAGGCGTGACTCAGTCACTGTATCCATGCCGGCGCTGACAATGGGAATATTGAGTTTAATGTTAGGTGTCAAATACGCAGAGGTGTCCACATCTTTTGGCAACACCGAAGAAGCTGCCGGTATCAGCAACACATCATCAAAAGTCAGCCCTTCTTTCACAAACTTTTCGGTGTCCATGGGCCTGAAACTACTCCTTCCTACTATTATAGATCTGAGTTTGCGAAATATTATAGCATAGGGACAGCCGTCAAACCAGCTTAAAATTTATAGATTCTCACTCGCCCTGAACGCAAATAGTTCTCCAAAACTTGGACGACGATGCCGGCAAGATATTGCCTGGTCACAGGCAGAAGACAGAGCAGCCCCATCATGTCGGTAAGAAAACCCGGCGCCAACAACAGAATACCGCCCAAAAAAACAAGCAATCCTTCTATCAATTTGTATCCGGGCATGATCCCCTGAGACAGCAAGCCCCGTATTTCCCATAGGACCCTGAGACCCTGGTACTTCGCTAACCAAGCTCCGGCGATACCCGTTAATACGACCAGCAAAATCGTGTAACCTGCGCCTAGATGCTGCCCGATTTTGATCAGTAACCCCAATTCCACCAGGGGCACCCCAATTAAGAGCAATAAAACGTAACCTGGCACTATCTCGCCCCCCGAATACATGAGGCAGGTAATTCCTTCCTGCCTCATCCTCGTTAAACTACTCTCCTAATCTTGTCCGGCAATGGAATGAATGCCAAACCGTTCGAAATGCTCCCGCAGGTGTTTAATGGTGCCCGGCGATGCGGCCAATACCTCTGCGATTTCCTCATCACTTCGATTCAAGCGAAGCTGCTCCATTAGAGCGTCAAAACTTATGCCTGCTTCTTCAGCTTTGCTTTTAAGACTTACATCCATGCTCCAAGGCACTCTTGACATAAACCTGTCCAAACATTCCAACCCCCTATCTTGGACATCTATGCTTATTCTTTCCTAAGATAGGGTCCGGTATGTTGGCCTTAGCCAAAGGCCTTACCTATTCTCTCCACAGCCTCGCGCAGTAATAGCTCATCAACAACTAATGCCATCCGCACGTATCCTTCACCGTTTTCCCCGAAAGCAGTACCAGGCACCACCACCACGCCGGCCCGGTCTAATAGGTCCAAAGCAAATTGCCTGGCTGACCGGTAACCCCAGGGCAAAGGAGCCCACACAAACATGGAAGCCTTCGGCTTAGGTATCTGCCAACCGCAAGAGCTTAATCCGTCTACTAACACATCGCGCCTTTTTTGGTAAATGCGCGCATTTTGTTTGACCCATGCTTGGGAGCCGGTCAGGGCAGCAATGCCGGCCATTTGCACTGGTTTAAAAACACCGAAGTCAATGTTGGATTTAACGGTAGCTAATCCTTGGATGACCTCCCGGTTTCCCACTACAAAGCCCAGCCTGCAGCCGGCCATACAGAAAGTCTTGGAAAAAGAGTGGAATTCAATGCAAACGTCTTTCGCCCCTGGTACTTCTAAAATACTGGGAGGCTGGTAGCCATCATAAGCCAGTTCCGAATACGCCAAGTCATGACAGATGATAATATGATACCGGCGGGCAAAGGCAACGGCTTCCGCAAAAAACTCCAGGCCGGCCACCGCCGCAATGGGGTTATTAGGATAATTCAAAAACATGATTTTAGCCGCCCTGGCCACGGCGGGGGGGAATAGAGTTGAAATCAGGCAGGAACTCGTTTTCCGCCTTCAACGGCATTGGATACTTCACTCCACCGGCTAACACTACGCTGGCGGTATACACCGGGTAACCAGGGTCGGGCACCAGGGCAATATCGCCAGGGTTCAGATAGGCTAGCCCCAAGTGAGCCAAACCGTCCTGGGAACCCAAAACCGGCAGGATTTCCTGCTCTGGGTCCAGGGAAACCTTAAACCTGCTGTGGTACCACTTGGCCACCGCTTCTTTGAATTCCAGCATGCCTGCTGTCAAGGGATACCCATAATTGCCCGATTGATTGATTTCCCTCGCTAATGCTTCCTTGATATGCTCTGCCGGCGGCAGATCCGGGCTGCCAATACTCAGGTTAATCGGCACCATACCTTCCCGTTCCTTTTTTTTCCTCAAGTCGTCCAGTTCCGAAAAAATGCTTGAACCTAATTGATTGAGCCGCTCAGCTGTACTGAACATCGTCATCCTCCCGCTTTCTCCTCAATTGTTCCACTATATTCCGGCTGGCGCCGCATTTCCCCAGCGATACGTCTTTAATCTTGCCATGAAAATCAGAACCGCCCGTGGCCACT harbors:
- a CDS encoding FxsA family protein: MPGYVLLLLIGVPLVELGLLIKIGQHLGAGYTILLVVLTGIAGAWLAKYQGLRVLWEIRGLLSQGIMPGYKLIEGLLVFLGGILLLAPGFLTDMMGLLCLLPVTRQYLAGIVVQVLENYLRSGRVRIYKF
- a CDS encoding helix-turn-helix domain-containing protein, which codes for MDRFMSRVPWSMDVSLKSKAEEAGISFDALMEQLRLNRSDEEIAEVLAASPGTIKHLREHFERFGIHSIAGQD